TTTTTTTTACAGATTTAATTATTACCTTACTTGTATTAGGGATAACTATTGGTCTACTAGCCAAACTCATCGGGCATATAGGGTTAATTATCATTGCATCAATACTAGGGTGAACTATTGGACCACCTGCAGCCATTGAATAGGCTGTTGAACCAGTTGATGTAGATATGATTAATCCATCGCCTTTATATTCATTCACTTTCTCGTTATCTATTTCAATTTGTATTTGATTGGTAGGAGAAATGTCTTCTTCAACAGATTTAAAATAAAAATCATTTAAGGCGTCGTAGCTTTTTATAATCTTTTTCTCAGAACTTGTCCCATTAATACAAACATTACAATTTAATCTGTTACGAAAGTCAATTGTGTATTCTTCGTTTTCAAGGATTTCAATAAAAGATTTGTCAAATAAAAAACCTTTTTCTTGCGTAAGGAATCCCAGATTACCACCAATATTAATGCTCAATAAAGGGATATCATAATCAGCTAAAGCATTTGCACATTTTAGGAAGGTTCCATCCCCACCAAGAACTATGCCAATGTCTGGCTGCAATTTTGGATTACAAAGATGTTTTTCAATTTCATCATTATGAAAATCACTTTCAATTCTATTTGATTTTATATTTTTCGCCTTCAGAACTTCTTCACAGAATTTAGAAGCTGCTTGCGCTATAGAACTATCTGAACGATATACAATAAGCACTAATGAAAGTTTCATTTAGTGGTTTTACCATTTTAATAAATTAAAACTTTCCATATCTACAGTCACCCTATTCCTATAAAGAGATAATAAAATAGCTAATCCAACTGCTGCTTCTGCGGCAGCAACAGTAATAACAAAAATTGTAAAAACTTGTCCTTGAATTAAATTATTATCAACGAAGGAGGAAAACGCCATCAAGTTTATATTTACTGCATTGAGCATTAATTCAATGCTCATAAGGACCCTGACGGCATTTCTACTATTTAATAATCCCCAAATCCCAATACAGAATAGTACTGAAGATACTATTAAAAATGCTTGAAGAGGAATCGATTCTAAACTCATCATAATAAAGTTGAAAGGTTAATTTTTATTTGTAAGTAATGGTTCTGATGATTTCTCAATTAACTCTTGATCAACAGGTAATCCAGTGGAAATATCCTTGCTCATTACATCTCTTCTTGCTAAAACAATAGCTCCAATCATTGCCATTAAAAGTAAAACTGAGGCTACTTCAAATGGGAGTAAATAATCACTGAATAGATGTTCACCAATTCTGATAGTTGATTCTTCTCCTATAGAGTTTTGAGGATTAGAAAGGCTCCATACATTAGTCAAGTCAACTCTTATTAAAAGGCTTAGTAGGGTTAAACATATTGATGTTGATATGATTCTTCTCGATTTAATGTCACTGATGGGCTTTAAATCTTCTTTTTTATTGACTAGCATTATTGCAAAGATTATTAATACATTAACGGCACCAACATAAACTAAAACTTGTGCTGCAGCGACAAAACTTGCATTCAATAGAAGATACAATCCCGCAACACTCATGAAAACTCCCCCTAGAAGAAAGGCTGAATAAACAATACTTTCTAGCAGTACCACACCAAGTGCTCCAATAAGGATCACTAAAGATAACACTGAAAAACAAATAATTTGAGTTGTTATTGCAATGGACATAAATTAATAGAATTTAATTGTCTGGATTAGAAACTTTATCTTTATTTTCATTGGATTCTGGTCTCATCCAATCATAGACTTCTTCGGGTAATTTACCAACTCTAGTATCTGAAGCTGGTATTTCATGAGGGTCCATAACACCTTTAGGTAGATAGGCAAGTTCTCTCAGAGGTTTAACTGATGGATCTGTTGTGACGTTCGTAGGTAATCTACCAAGTGCAACATTATCAAAGTTCAGATTGTGTCTGTCAAAAGTAGCTAATTCATATTCTTCTGTCATCGAAAGACAATTAGTTGGACAATATTCAACACAATTTCCGCAAAATATACAAACTCCAAAATCTATAGAGTAATTTCTAAGTTCCTTTTTTTTAGTCTCTTTATTCATTACCCAATCAACTACTGGTAGATTTATGGGGCAAACTCTCACGCACACTTCACAGGCAATACATTTATCGAATTCATAGTGTATTCTTCCTCTATATCTCTCAGATGGGATTAATTTTTCATATGGATATTGGACAGTAACAGGTCTTCTTCGAAGATGATCAAAAGTTACTGATAAGCCATTATATAAATATTTACCAGCATTAAATGCTTCTTTGATATAGCTATTGATTTGTTGAAGAAAATTTTTCATTTGAAGAATTCACTTAGTTATTTTATTTTAGTGGATTAATTTTAAATTTAAGTATTTTTACTTAAGTTTAACCACCAAAGAATTGCGGGAAAGCTAGTTTTAATCCTGCAGTTATCAAAAGATTAGCAAGAGAAATTGGAAGGAGAAACTTCCATCCAAGATCTAATAGTTGATCTATTCTTACTCTAGGAGTTGTCCAACGCAATAATATTGCAATGAAAACTAAAAGATATGCTTTCAATATAGTCATTACAATTCCTATTGATGCAGTGAAAACTTGTATGAAGGGTGCATTAATTGGCAAGTTTAGAAACTTAGCTATTATTTCAACTGGAATGGGAAAACCCCAACCTCCCAAATAAAGTATTGATACCAATAAAGCTGAAAGGATTAAATTAATGTAACTACCAAGGTAGAACAATGCGAATTTCATCCCTGCATATTCAGTTTGATATCCCGCCACTAATTCTTCTTCAGCTTCAGGCAAGTCAAATGGAAGTCTCTCACATTCTGCAAGAGCACAAATCCAAAAGACTATAAAACCAACAGGTTGTCTCCATATATTCCAACTTAGGATTCCAGCACCACTTTGTTGATTGACTATGTCAATAGTACTTAGGGAATTTGTCATTAGTACCACAGCTAGTACAGATAAAGCTAAAGGAATTTCATAACTTATTGATTGAGCAGCAGCTCTTAATCCTCCCAATAAAGAATATTTATTATTTGATGCATATCCGCTCATAAGAAGTCCAATTGGCTGGATACTGCTTAAAGCGATCCATAGGAAAATTCCAATACCAACGTTACTTATTAAGAGGTTTTGTCCAAAAGGAACAATTAGCCAGGACAGAATCACTGGAACAAGAACTAATATTGGTCCTGCAGTGAAGAGAATTCCATCCGCTTTAGCAGGAATAATATCCTCTTTGACAAGTAACTTAAGACCATCTGCAATTGGTTGAAGGACACCAAGAGCTCCTGCATATTCAGGGCCTATTCTTTGCTGAGCAGCAGCAGATATTTTTCTTTCAAGCCAAACTGTTACTAAAACCCCAACAACTGCCGCTACCAAAACTAAAAGCATAGGGAGAGGGAGCCAAATTATATGGGCGATTTCGCTGGACAGGCCAAAGCTTTTCAAGAATTCATTAAAACTATATTCGAGATCTAATCCGTATTCCAAAATTTTTAAGTTATTTACTTAATAGATTAACTCTTCTTAAACAATATGTGTGTTTTTTATGAAAAGCTGCAAATATTATTCCCTATTTTCTAAGCTGATCCAATCTCTTGGTGCTGAACCCGTGTAGATTTGCGATGGTCTGAAAATTCTATTTGCTCCAAGTTGCTCTCTCCAATGAGCTAACCAACCTGCCACTCTAGATATGGCAAAAATTGGAGTAAATAAATCACGAGGAATACCAAGTTTTCTATAAACAAGACCAGAATAGAAGTCAACGTTAGGGAATATACCCTTAGGTCCAAGTCTTGGTATTGCCTCTGCCTCAAGTGATTTAGCGACTTCATACATTTCATCTTCTCCAAATCTAATAAAAAGCTCTTCTGCCAGTTTTTGAAGAATTATTGCTCTTGGATCTTTGACTTTATATTCTCTGTGGCCGAAGCCCATTATCTTGCTTTTATTTTTTATTGCATTATCTAAAAAAGATCCAGCATTTTCTGGGGTTTTAATCTCTTCTAACATTGCAATTACATCTTCATTTGCTCCTCCATGCAATGGGCCAGCCAAGGTCCCTACTGCAGAGGCGATGACAGCATATGGGTCTGTAAGAGTACTTGCAGTCACTCTAGCGCTAAATGTACTTGCGTTTAAACTATGTTCGGCATGTAGAATTAAACACCTATCAAAAACTTTTGCAGCTATAGGATCTTGTTCTTTTTCAGTCAGCATGTAGAGAAAATTTGATGAGTAAGTTAAATCATCTCTAGGTTGGATTGGGTCTTGTCCTTTTCTAATTAATTGAAACGCAGCAATCATTGTAGGTATCTTTGCTATTAGTCTTATCACTGCGTTGTAGATGTAATTAGGATCATCTATTGCTCTACGTGAATAGAAGAGTCCTAAAGAAGCTGCACTAGATTGAAGAGCATCCATAGGATGACCGGTTGCAGGGAAACATTTCATCATATCTCTGACTCTAAAACTTAACCTTCGATGCATCTGAACTTCTTGTTCGAAATCTCTTAGTTGAATAGCTGTGGGCAATTCACCCCAAATTAATAGGTAAGCAGTTTCTAAAAAACTGCTTTTTTTGGATAGTTCCTCAATGGAATAGCCTCTGTACAATAATTTACCTTTGTTCCCATCAATATCACAGATAGATGAATTAGTAACTGGGACACCCTCTAATCCTGGTTTTAAAATTAGTTTGTTGCTATCCAATTGCTTAATTCAATATCAAATACTTATAGATTAAAGATAGTCAAATAATTTTTAATTAACCACAAGATATTAACTTCACAAAAAATTAAAATGATTGTGTTTGAAGCTTGTTTGAATAAATTTAATTTAAAGAATTTTTAATATTGTTTCTTTATATAGAATTGGATTTTTTTCAGGAATAGATTGACTTATGATTTCTAGAGATTCTTCATTTGATATTTTTAAAATATTTTTAATGAGAAAATTAATTTCCTGCAAATTAGAAAAATATTCAATTTTATTAGAATTACCATTTTTGATATCAACTTTTGAATAAAGAAAAGCAGATTTATCTTTATTACTTTTGAGATTAAAAAATTTTTTTGATATTTTCTCTAGTTTTTTACCATCAATTAAATGATTACTTATGATTTGTAAACCTCCTGATTCTATTGAATAGATATTTTCATAAGTTAATTGTTTTATAACATCGTCTTTTTCTTCAAGAATATCTTTGGAATATATCGAATAAATATCTTCATTTTGTTTCAAAGTATATTTGTTGAAATCTTTTAGTTTTTTAAAAGCACTTAAATCAAAATGATCTTCATTATTTTTTTCAAATGTAATAAGCCAATCTTTATTTGAATTGAGAATTAAAATGTTTTGTTTATCATTTTGATTAAACTCTTCAAAAAAATTGAGTTCAAAATCATTTATTAAAGGTTTTAGATATTTTTCAAAATTTTTTATATCACTAAAAATTGAAATTTCAGTATTATCTCCATTAGTATTGTCTTGATTTATTAACTGATCGTAAGTAAGAATATCAATATTTTTTTTATTATTTAGTAAATAGGATTTTAAAATTAAATATTTATTTTTTAAATCAAATGTTGTAGCTATAACATCCTCTTTATTCTGAGTAAAAATTTCTTTATCAAAAAATATACTTTCCCAAAATTTATTTGTGAATAATATATTTTTTTCGTTTTTTAGTCCAAAAAGTACTTCCTCATATTGAAATTTTTTTTCTTTAAAATTATTGCTGGAGTTAATACTATTTTTGATTAATTTTTTATCTGATGAGGCAATTATATAATTATCCTCGGTTCGGTATATATAGTTAAGGAAATTTATTTTGTTTTCTCTATTAATTGAAATTATCTCATCAATTTGATCAATTTTATTAGGCAAATTTAATAAATCGTCTATCGTTTTTTCTGGCTTAATTTTAAAAATAATCAAAATATCATCTTTAAGCTTTTTATTATTTTCAAAAAATGAGATTATAAGTTCATTGTTATAGATATCTTCTAATTTATTGTTGCCTAGATCTATACCTAAGTAATCTAATATAGAGTCTTGTATTAAAACAAAGTCATCTTGGTTTGTTGAATTTTTATCTTTTTCATTATTATTAATAATATTAAAACTATCTAAATTTGAAATAAATAATAATTTATTATTTTTAGGTATATATCTTAAGATATTTAGTTGCTCAATATTTGTACTTTGCTCCTTATTTTTATTAGCAGAAACTTTTTTAAAACCAAAAAAAAGTAATAAAGTTAATAATAGTATTATTGCTACTACTCTAAGTTTCATTATCAATGTTTATTTTTATTTTTAACAATAAACTTCCTACTGCAACTTAATTTATTAAATTGTAAATAACACATAATTTATCCTATAAATTGGGAAGTTATCCAAAATCTATAAATGCTTCTAGTCTCAATGATTGGTTTAATTCTGAGAAAGAAGATCCAGTTTTGATTGATGTAAGAGAAGAGTCAGAGCTTGAAATAGCTCGTTTCTCAAAAGAATTTTTACATATACCAATTAGTAAAGTTACATCAGAATATGTCGAAGAAATATTTGCTGGTTTATTAGAAAGAGAAATTGTAGTTACCTGTCATGCAGGAATAAGAAGTTATAACTTTTCTCAATGGTGCTTGGATAATAATATTGTGAGCGAAATATGGAATTTGGAGGAGGGTATTGATGGATGGAGTAGATATATTGACCCATCAATCCCAAGGTATTGATTAAATATCTAATGAAGATGCAACAGTATTAACATCTTTGTCGCCTCTACCAGAGCAATTGATAACTATATGAGTATCTTTTTCAAGAGAAGGGCATAATTTATCTAACCAAGCAAAGGCATGGGAAGTTTCAAGTGCAGGTATAATTCCTTCTAGTTCACTAACAAGTCTTAAAGCGTCTAAAGCTTCTTGATCTGTGACTGATCCATATTCTGCTCTTCCTATATCTTTTAAATGGCTATGTTCAGGTCCTACCCCAGGGTAATCTAAACCTGCACTTATTGAGTGAGCTTCTTGTACTTGACCATTATCATCTTGCAAGAGAAGACTCATTGATCCATGCAAAATTCCAACTGATCCTTTAGTGATAGTGGCAGCATGTTTGTCAGTATCAACTCCGCTTCCTGCGGCTTCAACTCCAATAAGACGCACAGAAGTTTCTTTAACAAAAGGATGGAAAAGCCCCATTGCATTTGATCCCCCACCTACACAAGCAAGCAAAATATCGGGCAAAGACCCAAATGATTCCAAACATTGTTTTTTAGTTTCTTCGCCTATAACTGCATGAAAATCTCGCACAATCTTTGGGAAAGGGTGTGGGCCTGCAACAGATCCTAAAATGTAGTGTGTGGTTTCGACATTAGAAACCCAATCTCTAATGGCCTCACTAGTAGCATCTTTAAGTGTTGCAGTTCCAGAATTTACAACTTTAACTTCAGCTCCTAAAAGTTTCATTCTGAAAACGTTAAGGGATTGCCTTTTTATGTCTTCAGCACCCATGTAGATAATACATTTCAAGCCAAATCTCGCACAAACAGTAGCAGTAGCAACTCCATGCTGACCTGCTCCAGTCTCTGCAATTATTCTTTTTTTGCCCATTCTTATTGCCAATAAAGCTTGTCCAAGTGCATTATTAATTTTGTGAGCCCCAGTATGATTTAAATCTTCTCTTTTAAGCCATATTCTAGGAGTTGCTTGTTTATTTTTGTAATGTTCAGTAAGTCTTTTGGCTTCATAAAGTGGTGTTTCTCTTCCTACATAAGTCTTAAGAAGATGATTTAATTCTTCTACAAAAAGTTTATCTTTCCATGCATTAGATGCAGCGTCTTCAAGCTCAAAAAGAGCGGGCATTAGCGTTTCAGGAACATATTGACCACCATATTTTCCAAATCTTCCCTCTTTGGAGGGTTGATTTAAAGCGTCATTTTTATAGTTTTGATCTTTGCGAGAAAATGTACTTACCACTTTTTCTATAGAATAAGTATTAACTAACTATAGATTATATTGAAAATAATGGGGAAAAAGAATTGGATCGAATTTGATAATCAAGAAAAGAAATCTGAAGAAACAGCCAAGGTAGATATTTTCAATAAAAGATCAAAAATAAATATTTCAAAACAAAAAAAAGGTAAAAAGGGAAAGACTATTACTTTAATTAGAGGTTTAGACACTGAGGATGAAATCTTATTAAAAGAATTACTAAAAAAAATTAAAGTTTTTTGTGGGACTGGAGGAACATTAATTGATAGAAATATCCAGTTACAGGGTGATATGGTATCGAAATCAATTGAGTTTCTTCGTAAAGAGGGATTTCATAATTTATGAAGCAAGGGTTAGGATAGGTTTTTAATTTTGATGAAGTAAAAAATGAAAGAACAAAATCAAACAAAGTCAACCAATATAAAGTGGCACAACTTAACTATTGATAGAGAAAAGTTAGAGAAAATGAGAGGTCATAAAGGTATGGTTATCTGGTTTACAGGTTTATCTGGTTCTGGTAAAAGTACTTTGGCCAACGCTTTAAATGAAGTTTTACACTTAGATGGTTTTTCGACTTATGTGTTGGATGGAGATAATATTAGACACGGTTTATGCAAAGATCTTGGTTTTTCGGATGAAGATAGAGAAGAAAATATAAGAAGAATTGGCGAAGTTGCGAATTTATTTATGAATGCTGGGATAATAACTATTACGGCATTCGTTTCGCCATTTATTAGCGATAGAGATAAGGTGAGAAAAATTATTGGATCTAAGGATTTTATTGAAGTTTATTGTGCTGCTGATATCACAGTTTGCGAAAATAGGGATATTAAAGGTCTTTATAAGAAAGCTCGTTTGGGTGAAATTAAGGAATTCACAGGGATTTCTAGTCCATATGAAGCTCCTCTTAATCCCGAAATTGTTGTTGATACAGGTTCGTTAGATTTAAATGATTCCGTTGAAAAAATTATTAATTACCTTAAAAAAGAAAACTTTCTTAACAAGGCCTAATAGAAAAATATTAGTTCATTTATTTTGAAGATAATTGTCAGGTCCAATATTTGATAACTTACTATTTTTAGTTCTTACCTGTGAATGTAGATTTTCTCTGAATGCTTTCAAATTTTTCTTTATGGATTCATCAAATAAACTGATCATCTCTATTGCCAATAATCCAGCATTCTGACCTCCATTAATTGCAACAGTTGCAACTGGAATTCCAGCAGGCATTTGAACGATTGATAAAAGAGAGTCAATGCCCTTAAGTGTCTTACTCTCTACTGGTACGCCAATTATAGGAATGCAAGTTATGGATGCCAGCATTCCTGGAAGATGAGCAGCACCCCCAGCACCGGCAATTATTACTTTTATGTTTTCTGATTCTGCATTTTTTGCATATTCCATCATTTCAATAGGTGTTCGATGTGCAGAAAGTATACAAACTTCAGTTTTTATTCCAAATTCTCTTAAAATATCAATGGCTGGTTTCAATGTTTTTAGATCTGAATCACTACCCATTACGACAGCAATTTTATAAATATCTTTAGATTTTAATTCTGACAAAATAACAAATCAATTCTTTCCTATAATGGCGTGCAATTAATTTGGCGCCAGTTGGTTAGTATAAAAAGAATAAATTTTCATAGAATACTATGACGTCAAATAAGATTATCGAAAAAAGTGAAGTAAGAGAGTATTTTAATGGTACTGGTTTTGAAAGATGGAATAAAATTTATAGCAAATCTAATGAAATTAATACAGTTCAGAAAAATATTAGGAAAGGACATCAAAAAACTGTAGATGATGTAGTCTCATACATCAAAAATTATCCTGAACTAACAAAAAAAAGTTATTGTGATGCAGGCTGTGGTGTAGGAAGTCTTTCCATACCTTTATTAAGACTCGGTATAAAAGAACTACAGGTGAGCGATATTTCTTCTGAAATGATTAAAGAAACAAAGAAACGTATTCATGAATTAGGTTTGAGTCAAGGTAAAATTAAATATGAAGTCTGTGATCTGGAAAAATTAAAAGGATTATTTGATGTTGTAGTTTGTTTGGATGTATTTATTCATTATCCTCAACCGGTCGCAGAAGAAATGGTTCAACATCTATGCGATTTAAGCAAAGAAAAACTAATTGTTAGCTTTGCCCCTTACACTCCAGTTCTTGCTGTTTTAAAAAATATTGGAAAATTATTTCCTGGGCCAAGTAAAACTACAAGGGCATATACATTGAAAGAAAAGGGTATTATTAATGCTGCTAAAGAAAGAGGATTTAAAGTTGTTAAAAAGAAATTAAATCAAGCTCCTTTTTATTTTTCAAAACTAATTGAATTCGAAAAAATTAAATAATTTATTTTACTAAATGATTTTCAAGTGCATAACGAACTAATTCAGTTCGGCTAGATGTACCTGTCTTGATAAAAAGTCTACTTACATATTTTTCAACATTTCTTATAGATGTCTCAAGCTGTCTTGCAATTTCCTTGTTCATCAGTCCTTCTGCTACTAGTTGAAGTACACTTGCTTCTCTTGGGGTAAAACTATGAAGATTTATTTTATTTTCTGAATTAGTGGGATTTTGGTCTGTGAGCATAGATTTAATTTCAGTAATTTGCTTCGCCATTTTGCTTACATCAATATCTGCGAATCTTGCGGCTTCTTTAAGTAAACGTTCTTGTCTGTTGATTACGTTTTTAACTCTCGCTGTTAATTCATCAGGGTCGAAAGGTTTGGAAATATAATCATCAACTCCTGCGAGATAACCTTCAGTTCTGTCTAGGGTCATCCCTTTTGCAGTTAGAAAAATAACTGGAGTTCCTCCTAATTTTTCATCCTCTCTAATTTTTGCCAATAAAGTATAACCATTAGCTCGGGGCATCATAATATCGCTAATTATCAAATCGGGAAAAACTGTTTGAGCTTTTTCCCAACCATCCTCTCCATCAACTGCAATAAATATTTCAAAGCCTTCGTCTTCTAGAAATGTTTTCACAGCTGTTCTTAAACCAGGCTCATCATCGACTAGTAAAATTCTTGATTTTCTTACCGGTTCATTATTTATTTGATTAATTTCATTCATTTTTTAAATTCTTAAATTTGATTTTCTAGTAATAAACAGAATTTTATATACTAAACATAATGCTATCAACTCCCATACTACTAGACTATCAATCTTCGACTCCTTGTTCTAAAGATGTTGTTGATTCTATGAAACCTTTTTGGAGTGAGATATTTTCTAGCCCTGCAAGTAAATCTAATTTGGCGGGGATTAATGCAAGCGCTATATTGGAAGCCTCAAGAGAAAAAATAGAACAAAATTTATTTCTTAAGAATAAAAAAGTTATTTTTACAAGCGGGGCAACTGAATCTAATAATTTAGCTTTATTAGGTTTTGCTAGAAATTTTTATAAAAAAACAGGAAATAATGGACATATTATTACCTTAAAAACGGAGCATAAAGCTGTTTTGGAGCCCCTAAACCAACTAAAAAAAGAGGGATTTATGGTTACAGAAATTAATCCTGAGAAAGATGGCTTAATTTTAGAAGAAAAATTCAAAAAAAATATAAGAGAAGATACATTTCTGGTTAGTGTCATGTTGGCAAATAACGAAATAGGAGTTATTCAGCCCATAGAGAATATTTCAAAGATATGTAAATCGAGAGGAATTACATTTCACTCTGATTTTGCACAATGTTTAGGTTATATGCCGTTAGACAACCTTTTGTCAGATGTAAACATGATAACGATGAGTTCTCACAAAATATATGGTCCTAAAGGGATAGGACTTCTTTTAATTGATGAAGAAATTAATCTTGAGCCTTTAATTGTTGGAGGAGGTCAGGAATATGGTCTTAGGTCTGGCACATTACCTCTTCCTTTAGTAGTTGGCTTTGCTAAAGCAATAGAGATAGCAGTTTTTAATCAAAAAAATAATTCTGAGAAATTACTTTTTTACAGAAATAACCTTTTAGAGGGGTTGTTAAAAAATAATTCTGGTTTATTAATTAATGGCTCCATAGAAAAAAGATTACCTCACAATTTAAATTTGACTGTGTTGGATATAAACGGAGCAAAGTTTCATAAACTTTTAAAATCTAAAATAATTTGTTCTACTGGATCTGCATGTAGTAATGGTGAACCATCTCATGTTTTACTAGCCTTAGGTAGATCTCTTAAAGAAGCAGAATCTTCAATAAGGTTAAGTCTTGGATTAAGCACTAACTCAGACGATATAAAACTAGCAATTCATATTCTTACAAATACGATCAGATCATCACGATAGAAATTATTGGCTTTTAATTTAATTGAGCAATTCTTAACTTTCCACTTCTAGCTCTTTTATTTAGTTCAACTTCTTGTTCGGAAGGAGTTATTGGCTTTTTTGTCAGGTTTTTTAGTCTTTGATCATTCTTAAAACAACTTTTAACTAACCTATCCTCAAGGGAATGAAAACTAATAATAGAAATAATACCCCCTGGCAAAAGCCATTCAGGTACAACTTGCAAAAATTTTTCTAATACTTCAATTTCTTTATTAACAGCAATTCTTAGTGCTTGAAATGTTCTTGTTGCGGGATGTATTTTTTTATATCTTTGTTTTGGTGGGAAACAGCCTGCAATAGAATAAGCTAACTCTTTTGTTCCAGAATATTGCCCATTTTCCTTCAAATCCAATTTTATTTTCCTAGCAATCTTTCTTGATAATCTCTCCTCTCCATATTTATAGATTAGGTTAGCTAGATCTTTTTCATTTAAAGCCTCAATTAATTTCTCTGCATCAACATCAAGAGAAGGATTCATGCGCATATCAAGTGGACCATCTTTTTGGAAACTAAATCCTCTTTTAGGGTCATCAATTTGGTTACTATTTACTCCAAGATCTGCAATCACAAAAGAAACTTTTTCTTTTGGTACAAAATCCGCAAAATTTGAAGCCCTTATATCAATCCTATTTTTAAACTCGTCAAGTTTTTTTGATGCTGATTTTCTCGCGAATGGATCTTGATCAAGTCCAATTATATTTAAATCCGAATATTTTCTTAATAAATGATAAGAGTGCCCGCCTCCGCCTAAAGTTGCGTCTATTCCCTTAAGTTGATTGTTATGTAACAGTGGGTAATGCTCTAATGAGGCCATAATCTCATCTGTCATAACTGATTTATGATTGAAAAAAGATGAATCAGATAGGTCAGTTTGCATAACTTTCGACTAAGATTTATTTAGAAGTTAAATTTTAATGGCTCAGCTAGAGACTAGAACAGAACCAATGGTGGTCAATTTTGGCCCTCACCATCCCTCAATGCATGGGGTTTTAAGGTTAGTTGTAACTCTTGATGGTGAGAATGTCATTGATTGTGAGCCAGTAATTGGATATTTACATAGAGGAATGGAAAAGATAGCTGAAAATAGGACAAATGTAATGTATGTCCCTTATGTAAGCAGAATGGATTATGCCGCAGGAATGTTTTATGAAGCTATTGTAGTAAATGCTCCTGAAAGATTAGCTAATATTCCAGTTCCCAAAAGAGCTAGTTACATCAGAGTACTCATGCTCGAACTTAATCGTATTGCTAATCATCTTTTATGGCTTGGTCCCTTTTTAGCAGACGTAGG
This window of the Prochlorococcus marinus XMU1410 genome carries:
- the rsmH gene encoding 16S rRNA (cytosine(1402)-N(4))-methyltransferase RsmH, with the protein product MQTDLSDSSFFNHKSVMTDEIMASLEHYPLLHNNQLKGIDATLGGGGHSYHLLRKYSDLNIIGLDQDPFARKSASKKLDEFKNRIDIRASNFADFVPKEKVSFVIADLGVNSNQIDDPKRGFSFQKDGPLDMRMNPSLDVDAEKLIEALNEKDLANLIYKYGEERLSRKIARKIKLDLKENGQYSGTKELAYSIAGCFPPKQRYKKIHPATRTFQALRIAVNKEIEVLEKFLQVVPEWLLPGGIISIISFHSLEDRLVKSCFKNDQRLKNLTKKPITPSEQEVELNKRARSGKLRIAQLN